From a single Lewinella sp. LCG006 genomic region:
- the ltrA gene encoding group II intron reverse transcriptase/maturase, with amino-acid sequence MQNLLDRILSRDNLRTAYDRVVGNRGSSGVDSIGVEELKAHLRLHWPRLETELRAGTYRPQAVRGVEIPKPNGGTRLLGIPTTTDRFLQQAIHHVLAPIFDRDFSPFSYGFRPGRNAHQALRQAKAYINEGYQDIIDLDLKSFFDEVNHDLLLNLLGRKVKDPILLGLIHRFLKAGLLLGGLVSTRDKGTPQGGPLSPLLSNILLDELDRELIRRGHRFVRYADDCSIFLKSPRAARRVLHSITRFIEGSLRLRVNGEKTTICRPVHFELLGYAFVSTYKKGERGKYDLRVARKSWQRLKMKIKAITRKTTPASLEERIERLNSLMYGWVGYFQMGKIWGKLRELDAWVRNRLRYCIWKAWKKPNRRMRAFRQLGVESGIAYSWSRSRMGGWAIAQSPIMRTTVTVERLAKRGYQSFTKYYEQIFHDSRTA; translated from the coding sequence ATGCAAAATCTACTAGACCGGATACTGAGTAGGGATAACCTGCGCACCGCCTACGACCGAGTCGTGGGTAACCGGGGTAGTAGTGGCGTAGACAGTATTGGCGTGGAGGAGCTTAAAGCTCACTTGCGCCTACACTGGCCTCGTCTGGAAACGGAACTCCGCGCAGGAACGTATCGCCCTCAAGCGGTGCGTGGCGTGGAAATCCCTAAGCCGAACGGTGGTACCCGTTTACTGGGTATCCCCACGACGACGGATCGTTTTCTCCAGCAAGCCATCCATCACGTTTTGGCACCGATCTTCGATCGCGACTTTTCGCCCTTCAGCTATGGTTTTCGGCCCGGCCGCAATGCCCATCAGGCACTGCGCCAGGCAAAGGCTTACATTAATGAAGGCTACCAGGACATCATTGACCTGGACTTGAAAAGTTTCTTCGATGAGGTAAACCACGACCTGTTGCTCAACTTGCTGGGCCGCAAGGTGAAGGACCCGATATTACTGGGACTGATTCATCGCTTCCTCAAAGCGGGTTTGCTATTGGGAGGTTTGGTGTCAACAAGAGATAAAGGCACGCCGCAGGGCGGGCCACTTAGCCCTTTGTTGTCCAATATCCTGCTAGATGAACTCGACCGGGAACTGATCCGGCGCGGGCACCGATTCGTGCGCTATGCTGACGATTGCAGTATTTTTCTGAAATCGCCACGAGCAGCACGGCGAGTGCTCCACTCGATCACCCGTTTTATTGAGGGGTCGCTCCGATTGCGTGTCAACGGGGAGAAAACGACGATTTGCCGTCCCGTTCACTTCGAACTACTTGGGTACGCGTTCGTATCCACTTATAAGAAGGGAGAACGGGGAAAGTACGACCTGCGAGTAGCCCGAAAATCCTGGCAACGGCTCAAGATGAAAATCAAAGCCATTACTCGTAAGACGACTCCGGCGAGTCTGGAAGAACGCATTGAGCGTCTCAACTCCCTAATGTATGGCTGGGTGGGATATTTTCAAATGGGCAAAATCTGGGGCAAATTGCGCGAACTTGATGCCTGGGTCAGGAATCGACTGCGCTATTGCATTTGGAAGGCCTGGAAGAAGCCCAACCGCCGAATGCGCGCATTCCGGCAGCTTGGTGTAGAATCAGGAATCGCCTACTCCTGGTCACGCTCCCGAATGGGAGGCTGGGCTATCGCCCAATCGCCCATCATGCGTACCACGGTAACGGTGGAACGCCTTGCTAAGCGGGGTTACCAATCCTTTACCAAGTATTACGAACAAATTTTCCATGATTCACGAACCGCTTAG
- a CDS encoding transposase translates to MSVLSATGQASISGDEHSLRPPNSIGQLFRDWGEIYIDTFCPDLRTIKLIRAVRACRTPTLGGQCYECKDCGGKHYHYFSCGHSHCPICQGIKRMQWQDRLGVRMLPVPYAHITFTVPHELNGLIRKNPAPMFNLLFQSAWQTIRKVCADESNVGGLPGMTAVLHTWGSDLKYHVHLHCLVTFGGYDRQSGEWRWPKRKRKVARFRKLRGGYRSIFLEQLEKEMEAKKRVINYHESYEMVTKGLTKKSWVVNHQHPTADTKVIEEYLGRYICRIGITNKRLSYEKDGKNVSIAYNDYARQVAGQPAPKADRHLHPIEAMGQILQHLLPHRLHRSRHYGLHAANTYASLAPQLPDKVKREGATVRTIIEILRAMLEEEPYRCPYCESDQLEKVEILPNRDYSALWLGSRAPPLRPMLVEPDFSEPELDEI, encoded by the coding sequence ATGTCAGTCTTATCAGCCACGGGTCAAGCATCCATTAGCGGAGATGAGCATTCGCTACGACCCCCAAACAGCATAGGGCAGCTGTTCCGGGACTGGGGAGAGATTTACATCGACACCTTCTGTCCCGATCTGCGGACCATCAAACTGATCCGTGCGGTGCGGGCTTGTCGGACGCCGACGCTGGGAGGACAATGCTATGAATGTAAAGACTGCGGTGGCAAACACTACCACTATTTTTCCTGTGGTCATAGCCATTGCCCTATTTGTCAGGGCATCAAGCGAATGCAATGGCAGGATCGACTAGGTGTGCGGATGCTACCGGTACCTTACGCTCATATAACCTTTACCGTGCCGCACGAACTCAACGGTCTGATCCGTAAGAATCCGGCCCCGATGTTCAATCTTCTATTCCAGTCCGCTTGGCAGACGATCCGTAAGGTCTGCGCGGATGAAAGCAATGTGGGCGGCCTGCCCGGCATGACGGCGGTGCTGCATACATGGGGTTCGGATCTAAAGTACCACGTCCACCTGCACTGTCTGGTGACCTTTGGCGGCTACGATCGGCAAAGCGGTGAGTGGCGGTGGCCTAAGCGGAAGCGCAAAGTGGCTCGTTTTCGAAAGCTGCGAGGTGGTTATCGCAGCATTTTCCTGGAGCAACTGGAAAAAGAAATGGAGGCAAAAAAGAGGGTCATCAATTACCACGAAAGCTACGAAATGGTGACCAAAGGACTGACCAAAAAGTCTTGGGTGGTCAACCATCAGCACCCCACGGCAGACACCAAAGTGATCGAAGAATACCTGGGGCGCTACATTTGTCGCATCGGTATTACCAACAAGCGACTCAGCTACGAAAAGGACGGCAAAAACGTCAGTATAGCGTACAACGATTACGCCAGGCAAGTCGCTGGCCAGCCTGCTCCTAAAGCAGATCGCCACCTTCATCCCATCGAAGCGATGGGGCAGATCTTACAGCACCTGCTGCCTCACCGACTCCATCGCTCACGGCACTACGGGCTCCACGCAGCGAACACCTACGCCAGCCTCGCCCCACAACTCCCGGATAAAGTCAAACGAGAAGGGGCCACCGTGCGGACCATCATCGAAATCCTGCGAGCGATGCTTGAGGAAGAGCCCTATCGTTGCCCTTACTGTGAGAGCGATCAGTTGGAGAAGGTAGAAATTTTGCCGAACCGTGACTACAGCGCTCTTTGGTTAGGAAGTCGTGCACCGCCTCTGCGCCCTATGCTTGTGGAACCGGATTTTAGCGAACCGGAGCTAGACGAAATATAG
- a CDS encoding DUF2971 domain-containing protein, translating into MMNKAYKLFFIKKWYFSNEDVISYLTGFFEGRSIEFTYFEGESADVISLLFYSDGEDDIGFIFSHLLQLDFLVNRVVIKKLTLQEKINFQPEGAQNSIVFNMDLPLVPLLLDSSSSDYLGISESGSITGVKFKDIELPEVVYKYRRWDDEFNRRILTENEFYFAPPSSFGDLHECNLPLRHDLVTPTLRRKFITSDLRRMYPGISRKKLGKLVDHQLRTTPYNNPNHRKQVEAEYRKLLDQRLGVLSLTPSGNDPEIWRYFGGGSTGFSAGFDAKKMFEENKVFGQGGPVKYYELGDAPVIIPLMLTSKDRIKAFHNNVFSLRNDFEYEKEYRISKLDPSERAVMFNPEALKEVILGVNMSAEDRQEVIGIVRKKYPNANLYDSVIGQAGILEKVLIENK; encoded by the coding sequence ATGATGAATAAGGCTTATAAACTTTTCTTCATCAAGAAGTGGTATTTTTCGAATGAAGATGTTATTTCATATTTGACAGGTTTTTTCGAAGGGAGAAGTATTGAATTTACATATTTTGAGGGAGAGTCTGCCGATGTCATTTCGTTGCTTTTTTATTCTGATGGGGAGGATGATATTGGGTTTATTTTTTCTCATTTATTGCAGTTAGATTTTTTAGTAAATCGAGTGGTGATTAAAAAACTCACATTACAAGAAAAAATCAATTTTCAACCTGAAGGAGCGCAGAATAGTATTGTTTTCAATATGGATTTACCACTAGTTCCACTTCTACTAGATTCCTCAAGTAGTGATTATCTTGGAATCTCGGAATCAGGTAGTATAACTGGGGTGAAATTTAAGGATATTGAATTACCAGAGGTAGTGTACAAGTATAGAAGATGGGATGATGAATTTAATCGAAGGATCCTAACAGAAAATGAATTTTATTTTGCACCTCCGTCTAGCTTCGGTGATCTCCATGAATGTAATTTACCTCTGAGACATGATTTAGTTACTCCTACACTAAGACGTAAGTTCATCACTAGTGATCTCCGACGGATGTATCCTGGCATATCAAGAAAGAAACTAGGAAAACTTGTAGATCATCAGCTACGAACTACACCATATAATAATCCAAATCACAGGAAGCAAGTAGAAGCAGAATACCGAAAGCTTCTTGATCAAAGACTAGGTGTACTCTCTTTAACGCCATCAGGGAATGATCCAGAAATCTGGAGATATTTTGGAGGAGGTTCTACAGGTTTTTCTGCTGGATTTGACGCAAAGAAAATGTTTGAGGAAAACAAAGTTTTTGGGCAGGGTGGCCCCGTAAAGTATTATGAACTTGGTGACGCACCTGTGATCATACCTCTCATGCTCACTTCAAAGGATAGAATAAAGGCTTTCCACAACAATGTATTTAGCTTAAGGAACGATTTTGAATATGAAAAAGAATACCGGATTTCAAAGTTAGATCCTTCAGAAAGGGCTGTCATGTTCAATCCAGAAGCTCTGAAAGAGGTTATTCTCGGGGTAAATATGTCTGCTGAAGATCGCCAAGAAGTAATTGGTATTGTGCGGAAAAAATACCCAAATGCTAATCTTTATGATTCAGTGATTGGGCAGGCTGGTATTCTGGAGAAGGTCTTAATAGAGAATAAGTAA
- a CDS encoding tyrosine-type recombinase/integrase, which yields MKTKEAYQQGLRTYLILKNYSPATVSAYGCAFRQFLDWRIERKYGADFTPEQARQYLLYRYEQGLKWQTINGDYSAIQKFYIHVLKQDWDVNHIPRPRKERSLPGVLSQEEVQRLIEHGRTFKHQVFMTLIYATGLRLSEALNLKLTGIDSDRMQLRVMKGKGAKDRYVVIPDCLLELLRTYYKTYRPEGYLFNGKYKGSRWANRSAQHALECARTDAGIGRSVSPHVLRHCYATHHLENGTNLVYLKAQLGHKNLKTTARYIHLCQSYQPRVKHPLAEMSIRYDPQTA from the coding sequence ATGAAAACGAAAGAAGCTTATCAGCAAGGATTACGTACGTATTTGATCTTGAAGAATTACAGCCCGGCGACGGTCTCGGCGTATGGTTGTGCATTTCGACAGTTTTTGGACTGGCGGATAGAGCGCAAGTATGGAGCGGATTTTACACCAGAGCAAGCACGCCAATATTTGCTCTATCGCTACGAGCAGGGCCTGAAGTGGCAGACCATCAACGGGGACTATTCGGCGATCCAGAAGTTTTACATCCATGTTTTAAAACAAGACTGGGATGTGAACCACATTCCACGACCACGCAAAGAGCGTAGCCTTCCGGGCGTGTTGTCGCAAGAGGAAGTGCAGCGACTGATCGAGCACGGGCGAACGTTTAAGCACCAGGTGTTTATGACGCTGATCTACGCCACGGGTTTGCGTTTAAGCGAAGCCTTAAATTTAAAACTTACGGGGATCGATTCCGATCGGATGCAGTTGCGGGTGATGAAGGGCAAAGGTGCCAAAGATCGTTACGTGGTCATCCCGGATTGCTTGTTGGAACTGCTGCGAACTTATTATAAAACCTACCGTCCTGAGGGCTATCTGTTCAATGGGAAATACAAGGGTAGCCGCTGGGCGAACCGCTCGGCACAGCACGCGCTGGAATGTGCTCGCACGGATGCTGGTATTGGCAGATCGGTGTCGCCACACGTGCTGCGGCACTGTTATGCGACCCACCATCTGGAAAATGGAACAAATTTGGTATATTTAAAAGCACAATTGGGCCACAAAAATCTTAAAACTACGGCCCGTTATATTCATTTATGTCAGTCTTATCAGCCACGGGTCAAGCATCCATTAGCGGAGATGAGCATTCGCTACGACCCCCAAACAGCATAG
- a CDS encoding helix-turn-helix domain-containing protein, with product MRVLAFSLLFFLIQIEMSAMVSYEIDFGGSVNCETCKSRDKDTGGFTVKFSDYSDDQRYAKQVFSMLGITQGDMSKESNTTYIFMIFLFFSVLGFIFSVSKAKAYAMSLESNIMLYQNNFMLKIERLEKYFEIGVRNMADIATMTKETVSKENDLKLSRFLIVRFDSLNTEMEKFLEKVALIFDENLSDSSFAVNRVKRALLVSEAKLYKDLIYLFGCGFQELLLKYRMRIACEKLMATDDKIEIIAFDVGYENHSSFTRIFKECYGITPSSYRKSKRKY from the coding sequence ATGAGAGTTCTAGCATTTTCTTTGTTGTTTTTTCTTATTCAGATCGAAATGTCTGCGATGGTATCTTATGAAATAGATTTTGGTGGCTCAGTAAATTGTGAAACATGTAAAAGTAGGGATAAGGATACAGGAGGATTTACTGTGAAATTTTCTGATTATTCAGATGATCAAAGGTATGCTAAGCAAGTATTTAGTATGCTAGGAATAACTCAAGGAGATATGAGTAAAGAGAGCAATACTACTTATATCTTCATGATATTCTTATTTTTTAGCGTTTTAGGATTCATTTTTAGCGTTAGCAAGGCTAAAGCTTATGCTATGTCTTTGGAATCGAATATAATGTTGTATCAGAACAACTTTATGTTAAAGATAGAAAGACTAGAGAAATACTTCGAAATTGGAGTAAGAAACATGGCAGATATAGCTACAATGACAAAAGAGACTGTTAGTAAAGAAAACGATCTGAAATTATCCAGATTTCTGATAGTTAGATTTGATTCGCTTAATACCGAAATGGAGAAATTCCTTGAAAAAGTTGCATTGATTTTTGATGAAAATTTAAGTGATAGTAGTTTTGCTGTCAATCGTGTCAAAAGAGCATTGTTAGTTAGTGAAGCAAAACTATACAAAGACTTAATTTATCTATTCGGCTGTGGATTTCAAGAGCTTTTGCTAAAATATAGAATGAGAATCGCTTGTGAAAAATTGATGGCAACTGATGATAAAATAGAAATTATTGCTTTCGATGTAGGTTATGAGAATCACTCTAGTTTTACGAGAATTTTTAAAGAATGCTATGGTATAACACCTTCAAGTTACAGAAAATCTAAACGAAAATATTGA
- a CDS encoding IS4 family transposase, whose product MSSRQSVILRQCAKNRSEEVAFGRFVNNPSVTPSLMIQSACERTAAQSKGRDVLMICDTSTVGFGINSKAKGLSEIGDGRGQGFFLHPVISMDAHTHHCLGLASAQLYDRKKYAVDKAQRRRDRNREKLEEKESYRWYEEIEKAVSYNQGAKSQTVVADREADIYELLVLLTALGVDFVIRSSQNRKLKEVDHNKLQQALDAQPLQGQYSMALPATDKRTAHTAELEVKWVTIDLARPRSGTGTKHLVDRQKVTVIEVREKPASVVGKEKPIYWRLLTSHSIQSMDDALRIIGYYVQRWVIEQVFRTLKKKGMDVQSAQVSNAAALKNLTALALISSIRVMQLVQARDEPQDLGIEAGFEPKVIKVIERINPQLEGNTEKLKNPYPPNSLSFAAWVVARLGGWSGYASQRPAGPITMWNGLRRLNEFVQAMDMLNLHSEFEGDVYIR is encoded by the coding sequence ATGTCATCGAGGCAGAGCGTGATTTTGCGTCAGTGTGCAAAGAATCGCAGCGAGGAGGTTGCTTTTGGCCGGTTTGTTAATAATCCATCTGTCACACCATCGCTTATGATACAATCAGCCTGTGAACGCACTGCCGCCCAGAGTAAAGGGCGGGATGTATTAATGATTTGTGATACCTCTACCGTTGGGTTCGGTATCAATAGTAAAGCCAAAGGCTTATCGGAGATCGGCGATGGCCGGGGCCAAGGCTTTTTTTTGCATCCGGTAATCAGCATGGATGCTCATACCCATCATTGCTTAGGCTTAGCCTCTGCTCAATTATATGATCGTAAAAAGTACGCTGTTGATAAAGCTCAGCGGAGACGAGATCGTAATAGAGAAAAGCTAGAAGAAAAAGAGTCTTATCGCTGGTACGAAGAAATAGAAAAGGCGGTAAGCTACAATCAGGGAGCCAAGAGTCAAACAGTAGTAGCAGACCGAGAAGCTGATATCTATGAGCTATTGGTCTTACTTACAGCACTGGGGGTAGACTTTGTTATTCGTAGTTCTCAAAACCGCAAGCTAAAGGAGGTTGATCACAATAAACTACAACAGGCGCTGGATGCTCAACCTCTACAAGGACAATATTCAATGGCCTTGCCAGCGACCGATAAGCGTACGGCTCATACAGCGGAGTTAGAAGTTAAATGGGTTACAATTGATTTAGCGCGTCCACGTTCTGGTACGGGGACAAAACACCTCGTAGATCGACAAAAAGTAACGGTTATTGAAGTACGTGAAAAGCCAGCTAGCGTGGTAGGTAAGGAAAAGCCTATCTATTGGCGATTACTCACTTCGCACAGCATCCAGAGTATGGATGACGCTTTACGTATAATCGGCTATTATGTACAGCGCTGGGTGATCGAGCAAGTCTTTCGGACATTGAAAAAGAAAGGAATGGACGTTCAATCGGCACAAGTATCAAATGCAGCTGCACTCAAGAACCTTACGGCACTGGCGCTGATCAGTTCTATAAGAGTGATGCAGCTAGTTCAAGCTCGCGATGAACCTCAAGACTTAGGTATTGAGGCTGGGTTTGAGCCCAAAGTAATCAAAGTCATTGAGCGAATCAATCCTCAACTAGAAGGTAATACCGAGAAATTGAAAAATCCTTATCCGCCTAATTCATTATCCTTCGCAGCATGGGTCGTTGCTAGGCTCGGAGGATGGTCAGGCTACGCTTCTCAACGCCCTGCTGGGCCAATAACGATGTGGAACGGCCTACGACGGCTCAACGAATTTGTGCAGGCAATGGACATGCTAAACCTACATTCGGAATTTGAAGGAGATGTGTATATACGGTAG
- a CDS encoding D-2-hydroxyacid dehydrogenase, translated as MPNIVVLDGHTLNPGDLSWSALETLGTVHIYERTPANLVHERAAQAEIIIVNKQIIDRETLSKLPHLRFIAVSATGYNNIDLEAAAESGIPVANVAGYSTPAVAQHVFAMILALTSRVGAHDQSVKAGDWFSCPDFSYTLGTIPELSTLKLGIYGFGRIGQAVAKVGLAHGMEVLAHHKHPQRDAMEGVKFVGLQELFQQCNIVSLHAPLNEDNFEIVGRNLLSSMPKPSFLINTGRGGLVNEEELAACLKENIISGAGLDVLQQEPPQKDHPLIGLPNCIITPHVAWATQAARQRLMEEVVLNIKAFMVGEERNRV; from the coding sequence ATGCCTAATATCGTTGTCCTTGATGGCCATACCCTTAACCCTGGAGATTTGAGCTGGTCCGCATTGGAGACCCTCGGAACCGTTCACATCTATGAGCGCACGCCCGCAAATTTAGTTCATGAAAGAGCAGCACAGGCAGAGATTATTATCGTTAATAAACAGATCATTGACCGTGAGACGCTAAGTAAGCTGCCACATTTGCGCTTCATTGCCGTATCTGCTACGGGCTACAACAATATAGATCTGGAAGCCGCCGCCGAGAGTGGTATTCCGGTGGCTAACGTTGCTGGATATAGCACCCCGGCAGTGGCTCAGCACGTTTTCGCAATGATTTTGGCGTTGACGAGCCGGGTCGGTGCCCACGATCAATCCGTAAAAGCAGGCGACTGGTTTAGCTGCCCCGACTTCTCCTATACTTTGGGGACGATTCCTGAGCTAAGCACCCTGAAGCTGGGCATTTACGGCTTTGGGAGGATCGGACAGGCCGTCGCCAAAGTAGGATTAGCGCACGGCATGGAGGTATTGGCTCACCACAAACACCCGCAACGCGATGCTATGGAAGGGGTAAAATTCGTCGGCCTCCAGGAACTGTTCCAACAATGCAACATCGTAAGCCTACACGCTCCACTCAACGAAGACAACTTTGAAATAGTAGGTCGGAACCTACTGAGTAGCATGCCCAAGCCAAGTTTCCTGATCAATACCGGACGTGGAGGCCTGGTCAACGAAGAAGAACTAGCGGCTTGCCTCAAAGAAAACATCATCAGCGGTGCCGGCCTGGACGTTCTCCAGCAAGAACCTCCCCAAAAAGACCATCCGCTGATTGGTTTGCCCAACTGCATTATCACCCCACATGTCGCATGGGCAACCCAGGCGGCACGCCAGCGGCTGATGGAGGAAGTAGTACTTAATATCAAGGCTTTTATGGTTGGAGAAGAAAGGAATAGGGTGTAG
- a CDS encoding pentapeptide repeat-containing protein → MGTRNLAFGIVIGLFIAGSVFYFRTTISEQGPPFIIGLLVSLTLIISLAVIIFLVLEDKVKVSFKGNTTLNNDVDFHKVLRDISPTLNDDQTKIIGDLIKGFLRGRAVYMSLGLIISAFLVLGGLLGSILLFKQNELLGEQTLFLRYQSELIEEQNQKFENQNLLFENQNSMLNEEIALSSVQNKFISEQTDLSRIQIGQIESQNKLFGEQIIQSYTEIQLLRRQDSLFTNQNSLVSFELELLQKQNEYFLAQNELIKVQDSLIGEQLRQDATQNEFDKLAKVSQIHSTQEDIYQNLVLKIEEEERIFPFSRGELKLSEGTISTIIATSYLFSPYKVYEDIEGFYSPQRSALFIYLLGKNYQDEVLEEIFSKANFAHSFLPYLDLSNRRFEKLNLSESYLVNANFGNSSLISSDFKGASLKGANFFGANLSGSIFNDCDLGFVKPLEDSEMLNTYRRDFENGNLVQIGTLREETELRGYNGACFVNLFNKKISIIGANLNGLEISSKSISDFCNGFSEENENYIRSNYTINLDIVGTFRNFEYYRLVKK, encoded by the coding sequence ATGGGTACTAGGAACTTAGCGTTTGGAATAGTAATAGGGCTTTTTATTGCAGGCAGTGTATTCTATTTTAGGACTACAATAAGCGAACAAGGTCCACCTTTCATTATTGGGCTGTTAGTTTCTTTAACTCTAATAATAAGTTTAGCAGTTATTATCTTTCTAGTATTAGAAGATAAAGTTAAGGTATCATTCAAAGGAAATACGACTTTGAATAATGACGTAGATTTCCATAAGGTGTTGAGAGATATCTCTCCCACATTAAATGATGATCAAACTAAAATAATTGGTGATTTAATTAAAGGTTTTCTTAGAGGAAGAGCTGTATATATGTCTTTAGGATTGATTATTTCAGCTTTTTTAGTGTTAGGAGGGTTACTTGGAAGTATTTTGCTTTTTAAACAAAATGAACTACTCGGTGAACAAACTCTATTCCTTAGATATCAAAGTGAGTTAATAGAAGAACAGAATCAAAAATTTGAAAATCAAAATTTACTATTTGAAAATCAAAACTCTATGCTTAATGAAGAAATAGCTTTGTCTTCCGTGCAAAATAAGTTTATTTCTGAGCAGACCGACTTGTCAAGAATCCAAATTGGACAAATAGAGAGTCAAAACAAATTATTTGGTGAACAAATTATTCAGTCATACACAGAAATACAACTACTTAGGAGACAAGACTCACTTTTTACAAACCAAAATAGCCTAGTTTCTTTTGAATTAGAGCTTCTTCAAAAACAAAACGAATATTTCTTGGCTCAAAATGAACTTATTAAAGTACAAGATTCATTAATAGGCGAACAATTAAGACAAGATGCAACACAGAACGAATTTGACAAATTAGCAAAGGTTTCTCAGATTCATAGTACTCAAGAAGATATTTACCAAAATTTAGTTTTAAAGATAGAAGAAGAAGAAAGAATATTTCCATTCAGTAGAGGAGAACTTAAACTCAGCGAAGGAACTATTTCTACTATTATTGCAACTTCATACTTATTTTCTCCCTATAAAGTGTATGAAGATATCGAAGGTTTTTACAGTCCTCAAAGATCCGCATTATTTATCTACTTACTCGGCAAAAACTACCAGGATGAAGTTTTAGAAGAAATATTTAGTAAAGCGAATTTTGCACATTCATTTCTACCATATCTTGATTTATCAAATCGAAGATTTGAAAAATTAAATTTATCTGAAAGTTATTTAGTTAATGCCAATTTCGGAAATTCTTCTTTAATTAGTTCAGACTTTAAAGGTGCAAGTTTAAAGGGCGCAAACTTTTTTGGGGCTAATTTGAGTGGATCAATTTTTAATGATTGTGATCTTGGTTTTGTCAAACCTCTCGAGGATAGTGAAATGTTGAATACTTATAGACGCGATTTTGAAAATGGCAACTTGGTACAAATTGGAACGTTAAGAGAAGAAACAGAATTAAGAGGTTACAATGGTGCTTGCTTTGTAAACCTATTCAATAAAAAAATTTCGATTATTGGTGCAAATCTTAATGGTTTAGAAATCTCAAGCAAAAGTATTTCGGATTTTTGCAATGGCTTTAGTGAAGAGAATGAAAATTACATTAGAAGTAATTATACTATTAACTTAGATATTGTGGGAACTTTTAGAAATTTTGAATATTACAGGCTTGTCAAAAAGTAA